One stretch of Bradyrhizobium canariense DNA includes these proteins:
- the ugpE gene encoding sn-glycerol-3-phosphate ABC transporter permease UgpE encodes MVEHRPWNDIIAYAILTFGVFIVGFPVYLAFIASTHDAATVVGGNMPLLPGGHTLENYYRAVFVGASRFNREPVGRLLFNSFVSATGIAVGKIFISILSAYAVVYFRFPFRKTAFWIIFITLMLPVEVRIYPTYKVVSDLHMLDTYAGLILPLIASATGTLLFRQFFMTVPDELLEASRIDGAGPFRFFWDTLLPLSMTTIAALFVIQFIYGWNQYLWPLLITTQDSMQTIVTGIKKMLTTTDELAEWQLAMATAVLAMVPPVAVVVFMQRLFVRGLVETEK; translated from the coding sequence ATGGTCGAGCACCGCCCATGGAATGACATCATCGCCTATGCCATCCTGACGTTCGGCGTATTCATCGTCGGCTTCCCGGTCTATCTCGCGTTCATTGCCTCGACCCACGACGCGGCCACCGTGGTCGGCGGCAATATGCCGCTTCTGCCGGGCGGGCATACGCTGGAAAACTACTACCGTGCCGTCTTTGTCGGGGCCTCGCGCTTCAACCGCGAGCCGGTCGGCCGCCTGCTGTTCAATTCGTTCGTCTCGGCCACCGGGATTGCGGTCGGCAAGATCTTCATTTCGATCCTGTCGGCCTACGCGGTGGTGTATTTTCGCTTTCCATTCCGCAAGACCGCATTCTGGATCATCTTCATCACCCTGATGCTGCCGGTCGAGGTCCGCATCTATCCGACTTACAAGGTCGTGTCCGACCTGCACATGCTGGACACCTATGCCGGGCTGATCCTGCCCTTGATCGCGTCCGCGACCGGCACGCTCTTGTTCCGTCAGTTCTTCATGACGGTGCCGGACGAGCTGCTGGAAGCTTCACGGATCGACGGCGCCGGACCCTTCAGGTTCTTCTGGGATACGCTGCTGCCGCTGTCGATGACGACGATCGCGGCGCTGTTCGTGATCCAGTTCATCTATGGCTGGAATCAATATCTGTGGCCGCTCCTGATCACCACGCAGGATTCCATGCAGACGATCGTCACCGGCATCAAGAAGATGCTGACGACGACCGACGAGTTGGCGGAATGGCAGCTCGCGATGGCCACGGCCGTGCTCGCCATGGTGCCGCCGGTTGCGGTGGTGGTGTTCATGCAGCGCCTGTTCGTACGCGGACTGGTCGAGACGGAAAAGTGA
- the ugpA gene encoding sn-glycerol-3-phosphate ABC transporter permease UgpA: MEKSAFFNSKLLPYLLLVPQLIITFVFFYWPASQAVWQSFLREDAFGLSSEFVGLENYQALFAQPEYYKAMLTTLIFSSLVATLSLAIALLFATQADKNLKAAATFKTFMIWPYAVAPAVAGVLWFFMFHPSLGTLARPLRVLGFDWNPLLNGTHAMILVVMAAVWKQVSYNFLFFLAGLQSIPKSVIEAGAIDGAGPMRRFWTIVFPLLSPTTFFLLVVNIVYVFFDTFGIIDAVTGGGPAGATTTMVYKVYADGRLGGDLGSSAAQSVVLMVIVIALTAIQFRYVERKVQY; encoded by the coding sequence ATGGAAAAGTCGGCCTTCTTCAACAGTAAGCTGCTTCCATATCTGCTGCTCGTGCCGCAGCTCATCATCACATTCGTTTTCTTCTACTGGCCGGCGAGTCAGGCGGTCTGGCAATCCTTTCTTCGCGAGGATGCATTCGGACTATCTTCCGAATTTGTCGGCCTGGAGAATTACCAGGCGCTGTTTGCGCAGCCCGAATATTACAAGGCGATGCTGACCACGCTGATATTCTCGTCGCTGGTCGCGACGCTGTCGCTCGCCATTGCGCTGTTGTTCGCTACCCAGGCCGACAAGAACCTGAAGGCGGCCGCCACCTTCAAGACGTTCATGATCTGGCCCTATGCGGTGGCGCCGGCCGTGGCCGGTGTGTTGTGGTTCTTCATGTTCCACCCCTCGCTCGGGACGCTGGCGCGGCCGCTGCGCGTGCTGGGCTTCGACTGGAATCCGCTGCTGAACGGCACCCATGCCATGATCCTGGTGGTGATGGCCGCGGTGTGGAAGCAGGTCTCCTACAACTTCCTGTTCTTCCTGGCGGGGCTGCAATCGATCCCCAAAAGCGTGATTGAAGCCGGGGCGATCGACGGCGCGGGACCGATGCGACGGTTCTGGACCATCGTGTTTCCGCTGCTGTCACCGACCACGTTCTTTTTGCTGGTCGTGAACATCGTCTACGTGTTCTTCGATACGTTCGGCATCATCGATGCGGTGACGGGCGGCGGTCCGGCCGGCGCGACCACGACCATGGTCTACAAGGTCTATGCGGACGGACGGCTCGGCGGCGACCTCGGGAGTTCGGCCGCGCAATCGGTGGTGCTGATGGTCATCGTGATCGCGTTGACCGCGATCCAGTTCCGCTATGTCGAACGCAAGGTGCAATACTGA
- the ugpB gene encoding sn-glycerol-3-phosphate ABC transporter substrate-binding protein UgpB, whose protein sequence is MALRKFGAAIATAFTLALAAATPAHAVIEIQWWHAMTGGNNDIVNKLADDFNASQSDYKVIPTFKGSYPDTMNAGIAAFRAGNAPHIIQVFEVGTATMMSATGAIKPVYQLMKEAGEPFDPKAYLPAITGYYSTSKGDMLSFPFNSSSMVMWINKDELKKAGVAEIPKTWPEVFDAAKKLKAAGHTTCGFSNAWATWANIEQFSAWHNVPIGTKANGLDGFDTVLTFNSPLHIRHLQNLIDLQKDKTYDYSGRGNASESRFASGECAIFLTSSGYYATAKSTAKFDFTSAPMPYYPDVQGAPQNSIIGGASLWVMGGKKPEEYKGVAKFFTFLSDTDRQAKLHQESGYLPITKAAYEKTKADGFYEKNPILETPLKELTNKEPTENSRGLRFGNMVQMRDIWAEEMEAALAGQKTAKEALDSAVARGNAMLRTFEKTVK, encoded by the coding sequence TCTTCGAAAATTCGGCGCGGCTATCGCCACGGCCTTTACACTCGCGCTCGCCGCCGCGACACCCGCGCACGCGGTGATCGAGATTCAGTGGTGGCACGCCATGACCGGCGGCAACAACGACATCGTCAACAAGCTCGCCGATGATTTCAACGCCAGCCAGTCGGACTACAAGGTCATCCCGACCTTCAAGGGCAGCTATCCGGACACCATGAATGCCGGCATCGCCGCATTCCGCGCCGGCAACGCCCCGCACATCATTCAAGTGTTCGAGGTCGGCACCGCGACCATGATGAGCGCCACGGGCGCCATCAAGCCGGTCTACCAGTTGATGAAGGAGGCCGGCGAGCCGTTCGACCCCAAGGCCTATCTTCCGGCCATCACCGGCTACTACTCGACATCAAAGGGCGACATGCTGTCGTTTCCCTTCAACTCGTCGTCGATGGTGATGTGGATCAACAAGGATGAGCTGAAGAAAGCCGGCGTCGCCGAGATTCCGAAGACGTGGCCGGAAGTCTTCGATGCCGCCAAGAAGCTGAAGGCCGCCGGGCACACCACCTGCGGCTTCTCCAACGCCTGGGCGACATGGGCCAACATCGAACAATTTTCCGCGTGGCACAACGTGCCGATCGGCACCAAGGCGAACGGCCTCGACGGCTTCGACACCGTGCTGACGTTCAACTCCCCACTGCATATCCGGCATCTGCAGAACCTGATCGACCTGCAGAAAGACAAGACCTACGATTATTCCGGCCGCGGCAATGCCAGCGAAAGCCGCTTCGCCTCCGGCGAATGCGCGATCTTCCTGACGTCGTCGGGCTATTACGCCACCGCCAAGAGCACCGCCAAATTCGACTTCACCTCGGCGCCGATGCCCTATTATCCCGACGTCCAGGGCGCACCGCAGAATTCGATCATTGGCGGCGCTTCGCTGTGGGTGATGGGCGGCAAGAAGCCCGAGGAATACAAGGGCGTCGCAAAATTCTTCACCTTCCTCTCGGACACCGACCGCCAGGCCAAGCTGCATCAGGAATCCGGCTACCTCCCAATCACCAAGGCGGCCTACGAAAAGACCAAGGCGGACGGCTTCTATGAGAAGAATCCGATCCTGGAGACCCCGCTCAAGGAGCTCACCAACAAGGAGCCGACCGAGAATTCGCGCGGCCTGCGCTTCGGCAACATGGTGCAGATGCGCGACATCTGGGCGGAGGAAATGGAAGCCGCGCTGGCGGGCCAGAAAACCGCCAAGGAAGCGCTCGACAGCGCCGTGGCGCGTGGCAATGCCATGTTGCGGACCTTTGAAAAAACCGTGAAGTAG